A region of Streptomyces halobius DNA encodes the following proteins:
- a CDS encoding DUF3152 domain-containing protein, producing the protein MRGGHPEQREPGGGWGTHPGRTPVQGTPRVPRPRAADGAGGSGFGPAGGAGGGVASGPVAFGASGAPGAPGAPLGAPLGPPPSGPRREYLDAFEDDGVFRAGAPETGPHAGTPGERAAGADGLPPGGRFTGRSVVFDREGTTALGAESGGPADPEPAAPDGPFDDEDAPPDGKKGPKGGRTFTGAAAAAVTTVLAVVIAGQVADRHNNGDAAQARSGPDRADGTDDGASRSRPRPPQDAKPATYDQKMAQVFPLDAKLTASGRFKATGGDARAPGRGKVLRYRVDVEEGLPLDGELFADAVHKTLNDERSWAHGGQRTFQRVGSGDADFVITLASPGTTAAWCAKSGLDTTEDNVSCDSAATDRVMINAYRWAQGAQTYGDDKVHAYRQMLINHEVGHRLGRNHEVCSRPGAPAPVMMQQTKFLTTDGVSCRPNAWPYP; encoded by the coding sequence GTGCGCGGCGGCCACCCCGAACAGCGGGAGCCGGGCGGCGGCTGGGGCACGCACCCCGGGAGGACGCCCGTCCAGGGCACGCCGAGGGTGCCCCGTCCGCGCGCTGCGGACGGGGCCGGGGGGAGCGGATTCGGGCCGGCCGGCGGAGCGGGGGGCGGCGTCGCGAGCGGCCCGGTGGCCTTCGGCGCATCCGGTGCACCTGGTGCCCCCGGCGCACCTCTTGGCGCACCGCTGGGTCCGCCCCCGAGCGGGCCGCGCCGCGAATATCTGGACGCCTTCGAGGACGACGGTGTGTTCCGCGCCGGCGCACCGGAGACGGGCCCGCACGCCGGGACACCCGGTGAACGGGCCGCCGGGGCGGACGGGTTGCCACCCGGTGGCCGGTTCACCGGCCGGTCGGTGGTCTTCGACCGGGAGGGGACGACCGCGCTCGGCGCGGAGTCCGGCGGCCCGGCGGACCCGGAACCGGCCGCTCCGGACGGGCCGTTCGACGACGAGGACGCACCGCCGGACGGCAAGAAGGGTCCCAAGGGGGGTCGGACGTTCACCGGCGCTGCGGCCGCCGCCGTCACCACGGTGCTCGCCGTGGTCATCGCCGGCCAGGTCGCCGACCGGCACAACAACGGCGACGCGGCGCAGGCGCGGAGCGGACCGGACCGCGCGGACGGGACCGACGACGGGGCATCCCGGTCGCGGCCCCGCCCGCCGCAGGACGCCAAACCCGCCACGTACGACCAGAAGATGGCCCAGGTCTTCCCGCTGGACGCGAAGCTGACCGCCAGTGGCCGCTTCAAGGCGACCGGCGGGGACGCCAGGGCGCCGGGGCGGGGCAAGGTGCTGCGCTATCGCGTCGACGTCGAGGAGGGACTGCCGCTGGACGGCGAACTGTTCGCCGACGCGGTGCACAAGACCCTCAACGACGAACGGAGTTGGGCGCACGGCGGACAGCGGACCTTCCAGCGGGTCGGGTCGGGCGACGCCGATTTCGTGATCACGCTCGCGAGCCCTGGAACGACCGCCGCCTGGTGCGCCAAGTCCGGTCTGGACACCACCGAGGACAATGTCTCCTGCGACTCGGCGGCGACCGACCGGGTCATGATCAACGCATACCGGTGGGCACAGGGCGCGCAGACCTACGGCGACGACAAGGTGCACGCCTACCGCCAGATGCTCATCAACCACGAGGTCGGCCACCGCCTCGGCCGCAACCACGAGGTGTGTTCCCGGCCGGGGGCGCCGGCGCCGGTGATGATGCAGCAGACGAAGTTCTTGACGACTGATGGGGTCAGTTGTCGGCCGAACGCGTGGCCTTATCCATAG
- a CDS encoding alpha/beta fold hydrolase: MSSTESPDTGSAAALPVPPAGPGPQAGPAETVRTVTLPRLTLTVRAPAGTPSGQDGDGEYGDAGSRRPRERALYVHGLGGSSRNWSALMPLLADRVDGEALDLPGFGASPPPEDGNHSVSAQARAVIRYLDASGHGPVHLIGNSLGGAASTRVAAVRPDLVRTLTLISPALPELRPQLAAVPTALLAVPGVARLFSRLTHDWTPERRTREVLALCYGDPAQVTPEGFDSAVDEFARRLELPYFWEVMERSARGLVNAYTLGGQHNLWRQAERVLAPTLLVYGGRDRLVSHRMARRAAAAFRGSRLLTLPEAGHVAMMEYPEAVARAFRELLDGATTEPTEITVDAGRS; this comes from the coding sequence ATGTCTTCGACCGAGTCGCCGGACACCGGGTCCGCCGCCGCCCTTCCGGTGCCGCCAGCCGGCCCCGGCCCCCAGGCGGGCCCGGCGGAGACGGTACGCACCGTGACCCTGCCACGGCTGACGCTGACGGTCCGGGCACCGGCCGGGACCCCTTCGGGGCAGGACGGCGACGGGGAGTACGGCGACGCCGGGTCCCGCAGGCCCCGCGAGCGCGCGCTCTACGTCCACGGCCTCGGCGGCTCGTCGCGGAACTGGTCCGCCCTGATGCCGCTGCTCGCCGACCGGGTGGACGGAGAGGCCCTGGACCTGCCCGGCTTCGGCGCCTCACCACCGCCGGAGGACGGCAACCACTCCGTCTCCGCGCAGGCGCGCGCGGTCATCCGCTATCTCGACGCGTCCGGTCACGGCCCCGTCCACCTCATCGGCAATTCGCTCGGCGGCGCCGCGTCGACCCGAGTGGCGGCGGTCCGCCCGGACCTCGTCCGCACCCTGACGCTGATCTCGCCGGCGCTGCCCGAGCTGCGGCCGCAGCTGGCGGCGGTGCCCACGGCCCTGCTCGCGGTCCCCGGCGTCGCCCGGCTCTTCAGCCGGCTCACCCACGACTGGACGCCCGAGCGCCGCACCCGCGAAGTGCTGGCGCTCTGCTACGGCGACCCCGCCCAGGTCACCCCCGAAGGGTTCGACTCCGCGGTCGACGAATTCGCGCGGCGGCTCGAACTCCCTTATTTCTGGGAGGTGATGGAGCGTTCGGCGCGCGGGCTGGTGAACGCGTACACCCTCGGCGGACAGCACAATTTGTGGCGTCAGGCAGAGCGCGTCCTGGCGCCGACCCTGCTCGTCTACGGTGGACGCGATCGCCTGGTCTCCCACCGGATGGCGCGACGGGCGGCCGCGGCGTTCCGCGGCTCCCGGCTGCTGACCCTGCCGGAGGCGGGACATGTGGCGATGATGGAGTATCCGGAGGCGGTGGCGCGGGCCTTCCGCGAACTGCTGGACGGCGCGACGACCGAACCGACCGAGATAACCGTCGACGCGGGCAGGAGCTGA
- a CDS encoding TetR/AcrR family transcriptional regulator, with product MSAIEQTEAARPRGTRLPRRARRNQLLGAAQEVFVAQGYHSAAMDDIAERAGVSKPVLYQHFPGKLELYLALLDQHCESLLQSVRTALESTTDNKQRVAATMDAYFAYVEDPGGAFRLVFESDLTNEPAVRERVDKVSLECAEAISAVIAEDTGLSRNESMLLAVGLGGVSQVVARYWLSSDSQVPRDTAVQLLTSLAWRGIAGFPLHGSEPPQPH from the coding sequence GTGAGCGCCATCGAGCAGACCGAGGCGGCACGCCCGCGGGGCACACGCCTGCCACGCCGCGCCCGGCGCAACCAGCTTCTGGGCGCGGCCCAGGAAGTGTTCGTCGCGCAGGGCTACCACTCGGCCGCGATGGACGACATCGCCGAGCGGGCGGGCGTCAGCAAGCCGGTGCTCTACCAGCACTTCCCGGGCAAGCTGGAGCTCTATCTGGCGCTGCTGGACCAGCACTGCGAGTCACTGCTGCAATCGGTACGGACCGCGCTGGAGTCGACGACCGACAACAAGCAGCGGGTCGCCGCGACGATGGACGCCTACTTCGCGTACGTCGAGGATCCGGGCGGCGCCTTCCGGCTGGTCTTCGAGTCGGACCTGACCAATGAGCCGGCCGTCCGGGAGCGAGTGGACAAGGTGTCGCTGGAGTGCGCCGAGGCGATCAGCGCGGTGATCGCCGAGGACACCGGTCTGTCGCGGAACGAGTCGATGCTGCTGGCCGTGGGCCTGGGCGGGGTCTCCCAGGTGGTGGCGCGCTACTGGCTCTCCTCGGACAGCCAGGTGCCGCGGGACACCGCGGTGCAGCTGCTGACCTCTCTCGCCTGGCGGGGCATCGCCGGTTTCCCGCTGCACGGCAGCGAGCCGCCCCAACCACACTGA
- a CDS encoding DUF3107 domain-containing protein: MEVKIGVQHAPREITLESGQSAEDVERAVAEALGGKSTVLTLVDDHGRKVLVPSERLAYVEIGEPTARKVGFGTL; the protein is encoded by the coding sequence GTGGAGGTCAAGATCGGTGTGCAGCACGCGCCCCGCGAGATCACTCTTGAGAGCGGGCAGTCTGCCGAGGATGTCGAGCGCGCGGTGGCCGAGGCGCTGGGCGGCAAGTCAACGGTGCTGACCCTCGTGGACGACCACGGCCGCAAGGTCCTGGTCCCCTCGGAGCGGCTGGCCTACGTGGAGATCGGCGAGCCGACCGCCCGCAAGGTCGGGTTCGGCACGCTCTGA
- a CDS encoding ferritin-like fold-containing protein encodes MGTSDNAAADAQEHTGIAAQDWAQASAEPHYRAAVIDLLGALAYGELSAFERLAEDAKLAPTMDDKAELAKMASAEFHHFERLRERLAQIEAEPNEAMEPFAAALDEFHRQTAPSDWLEGLVKAYVGDSIASDFYREVAARLDSDTRDLVLAVLDDTGHASFAVEKVRAAIEADPRVGGRLALWARRLMGEALSQAQRVVAERDSLSTMLVGGVADGFDLAEVGRMFSRITEAHTKRMAALGLAA; translated from the coding sequence ATGGGAACGTCTGACAACGCCGCTGCTGACGCGCAAGAACACACCGGGATCGCTGCCCAGGACTGGGCGCAGGCATCCGCCGAACCGCACTACCGGGCGGCCGTGATCGATCTCCTCGGCGCGCTCGCGTACGGCGAGCTGTCCGCCTTCGAGCGCCTGGCCGAGGACGCCAAGCTCGCGCCGACGATGGACGACAAGGCGGAACTGGCCAAGATGGCATCGGCCGAATTCCACCACTTCGAGCGGTTGCGGGAGCGGCTCGCGCAGATCGAGGCGGAGCCGAACGAGGCGATGGAGCCGTTCGCCGCCGCCCTGGACGAGTTCCACCGCCAGACCGCGCCGTCGGACTGGCTGGAGGGCCTGGTCAAGGCGTATGTCGGGGACTCGATCGCCAGTGACTTCTACCGCGAGGTGGCGGCCCGGCTGGACTCCGACACCCGCGATCTGGTGCTGGCCGTCCTGGACGACACCGGGCACGCGTCGTTCGCCGTGGAGAAGGTCCGGGCGGCGATCGAGGCCGACCCGCGGGTCGGCGGGCGGCTGGCGCTGTGGGCGCGGCGGCTGATGGGGGAGGCGCTCTCGCAGGCGCAGCGGGTGGTCGCGGAGCGCGACTCGCTCTCCACGATGCTGGTGGGCGGGGTGGCCGACGGCTTCGATCTGGCCGAGGTGGGGCGGATGTTCTCCCGGATCACCGAGGCGCACACCAAGCGGATGGCGGCGCTGGGGCTGGCCGCGTAA
- a CDS encoding DEAD/DEAH box helicase: MVPRHPALSGRPRTNPYDGTVRPPSPPHAASHRRGKILSTFRELGILPETAEALEAVGIVSPFPIQELTLPVALSGSDVIGQAKTGTGKTLGFGLPLLERVTVPVDVEAGRAEPEQLTEAPQALVVVPTRELCQQVTNDLLTAGKVRNVRVLAIYGGRAYEPQVEALKKGVDVVVGTPGRLLDLAGQKKLNLSRIRSLVLDEADEMLDLGFLPDVEKIIQLLPTKRQTMLFSATMPGQVISLARRYMSQPTHIRATAPDDEGQTVANTTQHVFRAHSMDKPELVARILQAEGRGLAMVFCRTKRTAADIADQLSRRGFASGAVHGDLGQGAREQALRAFRNGKVDVLVCTDVAARGIDVEGVTHVINYQSPEDEKTYLHRIGRTGRAGAKGTAVTLVDWDDIPRWKLINKALDLAFDEPEETYSTSPHLYELLNIPEGTKGVLPRAERTRAGLAAEEVEDLGETGGRGRGARGPAAEEERPRRTRTPRQRRRTRGGAQVDAGAQGATDATATATGSLDTAGGTAEGTAERRQPRRRRRTRGGVAAAAAPGSATAESTVTESVTPVATEAAETAEAPAKPRRRRTRSAAKAAVGTDSVADTESVTDAGSLADAETPAKPQRTRTRTRKAVAAEPAAEAAVDTAQGAEAAAPAKPKRTRTRKAAAKPAAVESAESAEAPAEEAPARPKRTRTRKTAAKPETEAAAPEAATEAKPARRRTRAKAPAAEVTPES; this comes from the coding sequence GTGGTCCCGCGCCATCCGGCTCTTTCAGGTCGGCCCCGTACGAACCCGTACGACGGCACGGTACGACCCCCTTCGCCGCCTCACGCCGCGTCTCACAGAAGAGGCAAGATTCTGTCTACGTTCCGAGAGCTCGGGATTCTCCCCGAGACCGCCGAGGCCCTTGAGGCCGTCGGCATCGTTTCCCCCTTTCCCATCCAGGAGCTGACGCTCCCCGTCGCCCTCTCCGGCAGCGACGTCATCGGCCAGGCCAAGACCGGCACCGGCAAGACCCTGGGCTTCGGCCTGCCGCTCCTGGAGCGCGTCACGGTCCCCGTCGATGTCGAGGCCGGCCGCGCCGAGCCGGAGCAGCTGACCGAGGCCCCGCAGGCCCTCGTCGTCGTGCCCACCCGGGAGCTGTGCCAGCAGGTCACCAACGACCTGCTCACCGCCGGCAAGGTGCGCAACGTCCGGGTGCTGGCCATCTACGGCGGCCGCGCGTACGAGCCGCAGGTGGAGGCGCTGAAGAAGGGCGTCGACGTCGTCGTCGGCACCCCCGGCCGGCTGCTCGACCTCGCGGGCCAGAAGAAGCTCAACCTCTCCCGGATCAGGAGCCTGGTCCTGGACGAGGCCGATGAGATGCTCGACCTGGGCTTCCTGCCCGACGTCGAGAAGATCATCCAGCTGCTGCCGACCAAGCGCCAGACGATGCTGTTCTCCGCGACCATGCCGGGCCAGGTCATCTCGCTGGCCCGGCGCTATATGTCGCAGCCCACGCACATCCGCGCCACCGCGCCGGACGACGAGGGCCAGACCGTCGCCAACACCACTCAGCACGTCTTCCGCGCGCACTCCATGGACAAGCCGGAGTTGGTGGCCCGGATCCTCCAGGCCGAGGGCCGCGGCCTGGCGATGGTGTTCTGCCGTACGAAGCGGACCGCCGCCGACATCGCCGACCAGCTCTCCCGGCGCGGCTTCGCGTCCGGCGCGGTGCACGGCGACCTCGGCCAGGGCGCCCGCGAGCAGGCGCTGCGCGCCTTCCGCAACGGCAAGGTCGACGTCCTGGTCTGCACCGACGTCGCGGCCCGCGGCATCGATGTCGAGGGTGTGACGCATGTCATCAACTACCAGTCCCCCGAGGACGAGAAGACGTATCTGCACCGCATCGGCCGGACCGGCCGCGCGGGCGCCAAGGGCACCGCGGTCACCCTCGTCGACTGGGACGACATCCCGCGCTGGAAGCTGATCAACAAGGCGCTGGACCTGGCGTTCGACGAGCCGGAGGAGACCTACTCCACCTCCCCGCACCTCTACGAGCTGCTCAACATCCCCGAGGGCACCAAGGGCGTCCTGCCGCGGGCGGAGCGCACCCGGGCCGGGCTGGCCGCCGAAGAGGTCGAGGACCTCGGCGAGACCGGCGGCCGCGGGCGCGGTGCGCGCGGGCCGGCGGCCGAGGAGGAGCGTCCTCGGCGGACCCGTACGCCGCGGCAGCGGCGCCGGACCCGGGGCGGTGCGCAGGTGGACGCCGGAGCGCAGGGCGCCACCGACGCGACGGCGACGGCCACCGGTTCCCTGGACACCGCGGGCGGCACGGCGGAGGGCACGGCCGAGCGCCGCCAGCCCCGGCGCCGTCGCCGCACCCGTGGCGGGGTGGCCGCGGCGGCCGCGCCCGGGAGCGCGACCGCCGAGAGCACGGTCACGGAGAGCGTCACGCCGGTAGCGACCGAGGCGGCCGAGACCGCCGAGGCGCCCGCCAAGCCGCGCCGCCGTCGCACCCGGAGCGCCGCCAAGGCCGCCGTGGGGACCGACTCGGTGGCGGACACCGAGTCGGTGACGGACGCCGGGAGCTTGGCGGACGCCGAGACGCCCGCCAAGCCGCAGCGGACGCGGACCCGTACACGCAAGGCCGTCGCCGCCGAACCGGCCGCGGAGGCCGCCGTGGACACGGCACAGGGCGCGGAGGCCGCCGCCCCCGCCAAGCCGAAGCGCACCCGTACGCGGAAGGCCGCCGCGAAGCCGGCGGCCGTCGAGTCGGCCGAGTCGGCCGAAGCCCCCGCCGAGGAGGCGCCGGCCAGGCCGAAGCGGACGCGGACCCGTAAGACCGCCGCCAAGCCGGAGACGGAAGCGGCGGCCCCGGAGGCGGCCACCGAGGCCAAGCCCGCACGGCGCCGTACCCGCGCCAAGGCCCCGGCGGCCGAGGTGACGCCGGAGAGCTGA
- a CDS encoding alpha/beta fold hydrolase, producing MSRPPTLTLPPCARAYRLDTERGAFAVHDARPDGPPAATALLVPGFTGSKEDFIALLAPLAAAGFRAVAVDGRGQHETPGPRGEPAYTQGELALDVLAQALALQDADGEPVHLLGHSLGGLVSRAAVLHDPAPFRSLTVLSSGPAAISASQQTRVRLLIDALGTLDMETVWQKMQELDPPEAADAATPPEIGAFLHRRWLNTVPEQLIATGRQMLSEPDRVADLAAVPLPKHVISGAVDYAWPVPLMDAMAERLSAHRTTIERAGHSPNAECPEATGAALAAFWGDVDA from the coding sequence ATGAGCAGGCCGCCCACCCTCACGCTGCCCCCGTGCGCCCGCGCGTACCGACTCGACACCGAGCGCGGCGCGTTCGCCGTGCACGACGCCCGGCCCGACGGCCCCCCGGCCGCTACCGCCCTGCTGGTGCCCGGATTCACCGGCAGCAAAGAGGACTTCATCGCCCTGCTCGCGCCCCTCGCCGCCGCCGGGTTCCGGGCGGTCGCGGTGGACGGCCGGGGGCAGCACGAAACCCCCGGACCGCGCGGCGAACCCGCTTACACACAAGGCGAGTTGGCACTCGACGTGCTGGCTCAGGCGCTGGCCCTGCAGGATGCCGACGGCGAGCCGGTGCATCTCCTGGGCCATTCCCTGGGCGGCCTGGTCAGCCGCGCCGCCGTACTGCACGACCCGGCCCCGTTCCGGTCGCTCACCGTGCTCAGCTCCGGCCCCGCCGCGATCTCCGCGTCCCAGCAGACCCGGGTACGGCTGCTGATCGACGCACTCGGCACGCTGGACATGGAGACGGTCTGGCAGAAGATGCAGGAACTGGATCCCCCGGAGGCGGCGGACGCGGCGACCCCGCCGGAGATCGGCGCATTCCTGCACCGCCGATGGCTGAACACCGTCCCCGAGCAGCTCATCGCCACCGGCCGCCAGATGCTGTCAGAACCGGACCGGGTGGCGGACCTGGCGGCCGTACCCCTGCCCAAGCATGTGATCTCCGGCGCCGTCGATTACGCCTGGCCGGTACCACTGATGGACGCCATGGCGGAACGCCTGTCCGCCCACCGCACCACCATCGAGAGGGCCGGACACTCGCCTAACGCGGAGTGTCCGGAAGCGACCGGGGCGGCCTTGGCCGCCTTTTGGGGTGACGTCGACGCTTAA
- a CDS encoding NYN domain-containing protein, with translation MNEARPTGPTDLAALAAGIERTNELLTRVLAEVATTPSTHAAFVDAGYVYAAVGRLVTGTEDRRAFDLDAEGIIEAFIDKARMIFPDSRLLRVYWYDGARRRIHTQEQQRIAELPDVKVRLGNLNANNQQKGVDSLIRSDLESLARHRAISDAVLIGGDEDLVSAVEAAQGYGARVHLWGIEAADGRNQAEPLLWEVDSQRTFDLDFCKPYVTRRATADYADPGAGEGPAPTREEVRFVGARVAAEWLAARGSEWVAELLPGHPYLPGTVDQELLTAAEGMLQHSLRGHGELRRALRDGFWERMR, from the coding sequence ATGAACGAAGCCCGGCCCACCGGCCCCACTGACCTCGCCGCGCTCGCCGCCGGTATCGAGCGCACCAACGAGCTGCTCACACGCGTGCTCGCGGAGGTCGCCACCACGCCGTCCACCCATGCGGCGTTCGTCGACGCGGGCTATGTGTACGCCGCGGTGGGGCGGCTGGTCACTGGCACGGAGGACCGCAGGGCGTTCGACCTGGACGCCGAGGGGATCATCGAGGCGTTCATCGACAAGGCGCGGATGATCTTCCCGGACAGCCGGCTGCTGCGCGTCTACTGGTACGACGGCGCCCGCCGCCGCATCCACACCCAGGAGCAGCAGCGCATCGCCGAGCTGCCGGACGTCAAGGTGCGGCTCGGCAACCTCAACGCCAACAACCAGCAGAAGGGCGTCGACTCCCTCATCCGGTCGGACCTGGAGTCACTGGCCCGGCACCGCGCGATCAGCGACGCGGTGCTCATCGGCGGCGACGAGGACCTGGTCTCCGCGGTGGAGGCGGCCCAGGGGTACGGCGCACGGGTGCACCTGTGGGGCATCGAGGCCGCCGACGGCCGCAACCAGGCGGAGCCGCTGCTGTGGGAGGTCGACAGTCAGCGCACGTTCGACCTCGACTTCTGCAAGCCGTACGTCACCCGGCGGGCCACTGCCGACTACGCCGACCCGGGGGCGGGCGAAGGGCCGGCGCCCACGCGGGAGGAGGTCCGCTTCGTAGGGGCCCGCGTGGCGGCCGAGTGGCTGGCCGCACGCGGGAGCGAGTGGGTGGCCGAGCTGCTGCCGGGGCACCCGTACCTGCCGGGCACCGTCGATCAGGAGCTGCTCACCGCGGCGGAGGGGATGTTGCAGCATTCGCTGCGGGGGCATGGGGAGTTGCGGAGGGCGCTGCGGGACGGGTTCTGGGAGCGGATGCGCTGA
- a CDS encoding MarC family protein gives MFDVAAFSTLFVTLFVIMDPPGITPIFLALTSGRPAKVQRRMAWQAAAVAFCVIAVFGLFGEQILGRLHISTPALMIAGGLLLLLVALDLLTGKSEEPTQTKDVNVALVPLGMPLLAGPGAIVSVILAVQHADGLGAQLSVWTAIVAIHVVLYLVMRFSLVIIRVIKDGGVVLVTRLAGMMLSALAVQQIINGVTQVVRGG, from the coding sequence GTGTTCGACGTCGCCGCTTTCAGCACCCTCTTTGTCACGCTTTTTGTGATCATGGACCCGCCGGGGATCACCCCGATCTTTCTGGCCCTGACCTCCGGCCGTCCGGCCAAGGTGCAGCGCCGGATGGCCTGGCAGGCGGCCGCCGTCGCCTTCTGCGTCATCGCCGTCTTCGGTCTCTTCGGCGAGCAGATCCTGGGGCGGCTGCACATCTCCACGCCCGCGCTGATGATCGCGGGCGGTCTGCTGCTCCTGCTGGTCGCGCTGGATCTGCTGACCGGCAAGTCGGAGGAGCCGACCCAGACCAAGGACGTCAATGTGGCGCTGGTGCCGTTGGGCATGCCGCTGCTGGCCGGGCCCGGCGCGATCGTGTCGGTGATCCTCGCGGTGCAGCACGCGGACGGGTTGGGGGCGCAGCTGTCCGTCTGGACGGCGATCGTCGCCATCCATGTGGTGCTCTACCTGGTGATGCGGTTCTCACTGGTGATCATCCGAGTGATCAAGGACGGCGGTGTGGTGCTGGTGACACGGCTGGCGGGCATGATGCTCTCCGCACTGGCCGTGCAGCAGATCATCAACGGTGTCACCCAGGTGGTCCGGGGCGGCTGA
- a CDS encoding PHP domain-containing protein, with the protein MRIDLHTHSTASDGTDTPTQLVRNAAAAGLDVVALTDHDTVGGHAEARAALPEGLTLVTGAELSCRIDGVSLHMLAYLFDPEEPELARERELVRDDRVPRAQAMVAKLRALGVPLTWDRVARIAGDGAVGRPHIATALVELGVVASVSDAFTPEWLATHGRAYVEKHELDPFDAIRLVKGAGGVTVFAHPLAVKRGSCVPESAIAELAAAGLDGIEVDHMDHDEPTRARLRSLAADLGLLTTGSSDYHGSRKTCRLGDCTTDPEIYGEIVRRATGAFPVPGAGG; encoded by the coding sequence GTGCGTATCGACCTGCACACCCACTCCACCGCGTCCGACGGCACGGACACCCCGACCCAGCTGGTGCGGAACGCCGCGGCCGCCGGTCTGGACGTCGTCGCGCTGACCGACCACGACACCGTCGGCGGCCATGCCGAGGCGCGCGCCGCACTGCCCGAGGGGCTGACGCTGGTCACCGGCGCCGAGCTGTCCTGCCGGATCGACGGGGTGAGCCTGCATATGCTCGCCTATCTCTTCGACCCCGAGGAGCCCGAGCTCGCCCGCGAGCGGGAGCTGGTCCGGGACGACCGGGTGCCGCGGGCCCAGGCCATGGTCGCCAAGCTGCGTGCCCTCGGTGTGCCGCTGACCTGGGATCGGGTGGCACGCATCGCCGGGGACGGCGCCGTGGGGCGGCCGCATATCGCCACCGCCCTCGTCGAGCTGGGTGTCGTCGCGTCGGTGTCCGACGCCTTCACCCCCGAGTGGCTGGCCACCCACGGCCGGGCGTACGTGGAAAAGCACGAGCTCGACCCGTTCGACGCGATCCGGCTGGTCAAGGGCGCGGGCGGGGTCACCGTCTTCGCGCATCCGCTGGCCGTCAAGCGCGGCAGCTGCGTACCGGAGAGCGCGATTGCCGAACTGGCCGCGGCCGGCCTCGACGGCATCGAGGTCGACCACATGGACCACGACGAGCCGACCCGCGCCCGGCTGCGCTCCCTCGCCGCCGACCTCGGGCTGCTGACCACCGGCTCCAGCGACTACCACGGCAGCCGCAAGACCTGCCGCCTCGGTGACTGCACCACCGACCCCGAGATCTACGGCGAGATCGTGCGCCGCGCGACCGGCGCCTTCCCCGTCCCCGGCGCGGGCGGCTGA
- a CDS encoding DUF6758 family protein → MRGEPSCPKCGGRVRAPGLFSDSWQCAVHGTVHPLQPVVPPSVEALGVVVHRAQVPVWMPWPLPVGWLFTGVACAGDDRSGGRATAVACSGPGPLGGPGELLLVAEELGVGLGSRYAGIDGPDPGPHLCVKKRAHAKVLAAGRPTPMWHVEGAPPDRAVFAGEARGLWLWAIAWPEQVGMLLYDEMVLTDLREAGAEVDLLPCGALSPRILS, encoded by the coding sequence ATGAGGGGCGAACCCAGTTGCCCGAAGTGTGGTGGCCGGGTAAGGGCGCCCGGTCTCTTCTCGGACTCATGGCAGTGCGCCGTGCACGGGACCGTGCACCCACTCCAGCCAGTCGTCCCGCCGAGCGTCGAGGCGCTCGGCGTCGTCGTGCACCGTGCGCAGGTGCCCGTATGGATGCCCTGGCCGCTGCCCGTCGGCTGGCTGTTCACCGGCGTGGCATGCGCCGGCGACGACCGCAGCGGGGGCCGCGCGACCGCGGTGGCCTGCTCGGGGCCCGGTCCGCTGGGCGGCCCCGGTGAACTGCTGCTGGTCGCCGAGGAGCTGGGCGTCGGACTCGGCTCGCGCTATGCCGGCATCGACGGTCCCGACCCCGGCCCCCATCTGTGCGTGAAGAAGCGGGCGCACGCCAAGGTGCTGGCCGCGGGGCGGCCCACCCCGATGTGGCACGTCGAGGGCGCGCCACCGGACCGCGCGGTCTTCGCCGGGGAGGCCCGCGGGCTGTGGCTGTGGGCGATCGCCTGGCCCGAGCAGGTGGGCATGCTGCTGTACGACGAGATGGTGCTGACCGATCTGCGGGAGGCGGGTGCCGAGGTGGATCTCCTGCCGTGCGGGGCGCTCTCGCCGCGCATTCTGAGCTGA
- a CDS encoding suppressor of fused domain protein, translating into MSDVLELVEARLRTALGEPDARAAVTFLGTDRIEVLRFIDDGGIRYVTLGMSAQPMADPTAVLADPLRGPRAELLLTVRGGRADTDKVLRPLAVLAASPQVEGVVVAPGASLDVGGPLWPGAPFTSVLVASSGGLVEDLELDEPMEPVRFLPLLPMTPNEAAWKRVHGAEALEARWLQHGTDLRDPLRKSVPLDD; encoded by the coding sequence ATGTCTGACGTTCTTGAGCTGGTCGAAGCCCGGTTGCGCACCGCCCTGGGCGAGCCGGACGCACGCGCCGCCGTCACCTTCCTCGGGACCGACCGCATCGAGGTCCTCCGCTTCATCGACGACGGGGGCATCCGCTACGTCACGCTCGGGATGTCCGCCCAGCCCATGGCCGATCCCACGGCCGTACTGGCCGACCCCCTCCGCGGCCCCCGCGCCGAACTCCTGCTGACCGTACGCGGGGGCCGCGCGGACACCGACAAGGTGCTTCGCCCGCTCGCCGTACTCGCCGCGTCCCCGCAGGTCGAGGGGGTGGTCGTGGCACCGGGCGCCTCGCTCGACGTGGGCGGGCCGCTGTGGCCGGGCGCGCCCTTCACCTCCGTGCTGGTCGCCTCGTCCGGCGGGCTGGTCGAGGACCTGGAGCTGGACGAGCCGATGGAGCCGGTGCGCTTCCTGCCGCTGCTGCCGATGACGCCCAACGAGGCCGCGTGGAAGCGGGTGCACGGCGCCGAGGCGCTGGAGGCGCGCTGGCTCCAGCACGGCACGGATCTGCGCGACCCGCTGCGCAAAAGCGTGCCGCTCGACGACTGA